The Panicum virgatum strain AP13 chromosome 5K, P.virgatum_v5, whole genome shotgun sequence genome has a window encoding:
- the LOC120707098 gene encoding uncharacterized protein LOC120707098: MGKKNIGASTPARAAHQAVSLREETSGRTRVDEASLLRVKHLQRLAAWAGAEAGVGPVGALLGRRLAASAEAAGVPLGAATFLCQRCETVLKPGFNCTVRIRNKRNKGRRNKKSNCCQNRVSYACHFCGDQNLILGSGKGVVKSLLPSREHATMHSSCRILKGNSSNTRAQDMKKLLEHSQAASLQVDSPSELRRSTSERGGHGERLKYNLPLIDSKIEGVVLSTAKSGHLGASTSEDSSIQVIENTNDEQMHETEPISCENVKICEANATSQAEVPVASTFVTPQKKKLAEATDTKDSAELFKTGSKTGKKGENPSSVTGNTLSSSSKFAPNDSRKNSKCASSDSAPVSGSSRKRARKGWTTLKQIAEKDELERKGKMDNFVIPFMP, translated from the exons ATGGGCAAGAAGAATATCGGCGcctcgacgccggccagagccgCCCACCAGGCCGTGTCGCTCCGCGAGGAGACCTCCGGGAGGACGCGCGTCGACGAGGCCTCCCTGCTGAGGGTCAAGCACCTTCAACGGCTTGCGGCCTGGGCAGGCGCGGAGGCCGGGGTGGGCCCGGTCGGCGCGCTGCTggggcgccgcctcgccgcgagCGCCGAGGCCGCCGGAGTACCCCTCGGCGCCGCCACTTTCCTTTGCCAGAG GTGTGAGACAGTCTTAAAGCCAGGCTTCAACTGCACTGTCCGCATAAGGAACAAGAGAAATAAAGGTAGGCGAAATAAGAAATCAAACTGCTGTCAGAACAGAGTTTCCTATGCATGCCATTTCTGTGGAGATCAGAATCTAATATTGGGTAGTGGGAAGGGTGTAGTTAAGAGCTTGTTACCATCAAGAGAGCATGCAACCATGCACTCGTCCTGTAGAATTTTGAAAGGGAACAGTAGCAACACAAGAGCACAAGATATGAAAAAATTGCTTGAGCATTCTCAAGCAGCAAGTTTGCAAGTGGATTCACCATCCGAGTTGAGACGGTCAACTTCTGAAAGGGGTGGACATGGGGAAAGGTTAAAATATAATCTTCCTCTTATAGATTCCAAAATAGAGGGAGTGGTCTTGTCAACGGCAAAGTCTGGTCATTTAGGAGCCTCTACTTCTGAAGATAGTAGCATACAAGTAATAGAAAATACAAATGATGAACAGATGCATGAAACTGAGCCTATTTCTTGCGAGAATGTTAAAATATGTGAAGCCAATGCTACTTCCCAAGCAGAGGTTCCAGTTGCATCGACATTTGTGACGCCTCAGAAGAAGAAACTTGCGGAGGCGACTGATACTAAAGATTCGGCAGAATTATTCAAAACAGGAAGTAAGACAGGCAAGAAAGGAGAGAATCCTAGCTCAGTTACTGGCAACACCCTTTCAAGCTCAAGCAAGTTTGCCCCAAATGACTCACGGAAGAATTCAAAGTGTGCATCAAGTGATTCTGCTCCGGTCTCTGGTAGTTCAAGGAAGCGGGCAAGGAAAGGGTGGACGACGCTGAAACAGATAGCTGAGAAGGATGAGCtcgagaggaaggggaagatGGATAACTTTGTAATCCCCTTCATGCCGTAA